The following coding sequences lie in one Alloacidobacterium dinghuense genomic window:
- a CDS encoding L-seryl-tRNA selenium transferase has translation MILKSKWNRRSFLSALGTLGSTLFAPAEIFAAKKTKESAQSPIDGSPIVPITSGLGSTGDVYAELGVKPLINIVGTVTVIGGSVMRPEVMELMRQGNQHFVMINDLEVAAGRYIEKLCKTPPGYTGLVTGGVAAGLVVAYAGMMTEDLEPRIRVCPDVTDFPRTEVIIQKAHRNPFDHQIRQTGAKLIEVETQEQMINAINPKTLAIHFTNILSDKGQVSGPETVAIAKAHNLYTFNDASADVPPKERLWEYPAVGFDFVGFSGGKDICGPQASGILIGKEQLIRWAQLNMSPQEDRIGRCCKVGKETIFALLKALELFVNQDYDAVLRMYDSRAQVISDAMKKFGVTAWPREFNAQALGNVTPYYSWQIDQTKLKITGHEVMQQLADTKPIGIGSMGAGASGMRGRDPNAPAHPPEQHRRPADPTRFGFAMWQLKDGEDKIIADRLLEIFSQAPKA, from the coding sequence ATGATTTTGAAGTCGAAATGGAACCGTCGCTCGTTTTTGTCCGCACTTGGCACCCTCGGAAGCACCCTCTTTGCACCTGCGGAAATCTTCGCTGCAAAGAAGACAAAAGAATCCGCTCAGTCTCCGATCGACGGCAGCCCGATCGTCCCCATCACCAGTGGGCTCGGCTCTACAGGAGACGTGTACGCAGAACTGGGCGTCAAACCATTGATCAATATTGTCGGCACAGTGACGGTGATTGGTGGCTCCGTCATGAGGCCCGAGGTTATGGAACTGATGCGACAAGGCAACCAGCACTTCGTGATGATCAACGACCTGGAAGTGGCTGCGGGCAGATACATCGAGAAACTCTGCAAGACTCCGCCAGGATATACAGGACTGGTAACAGGTGGCGTGGCGGCGGGCTTGGTCGTTGCCTATGCGGGCATGATGACGGAAGATCTCGAGCCTCGTATCAGGGTCTGTCCGGATGTGACAGACTTTCCCCGTACCGAAGTCATCATCCAGAAGGCGCACAGGAATCCCTTCGATCATCAGATTCGGCAAACCGGAGCAAAGCTGATCGAAGTGGAGACGCAAGAGCAGATGATCAACGCCATCAATCCGAAAACGCTGGCCATTCACTTTACCAACATTCTTTCAGATAAGGGCCAGGTGAGCGGACCAGAGACCGTGGCAATTGCAAAAGCGCATAACCTCTACACCTTTAACGATGCCTCTGCCGATGTGCCTCCGAAGGAGCGGCTGTGGGAGTATCCAGCGGTGGGCTTCGACTTTGTAGGCTTTAGTGGCGGCAAAGATATCTGCGGCCCGCAAGCTTCGGGCATTCTCATCGGCAAGGAGCAACTCATTCGCTGGGCGCAGCTGAACATGAGCCCACAGGAAGATCGAATCGGACGCTGCTGCAAGGTGGGCAAGGAAACGATCTTTGCACTGCTGAAGGCTCTCGAGCTGTTCGTCAACCAGGACTACGATGCGGTGCTGCGCATGTATGACTCGCGGGCGCAGGTGATTTCAGATGCAATGAAGAAATTCGGTGTAACGGCATGGCCGAGAGAATTCAACGCCCAGGCACTAGGCAACGTAACGCCTTATTACAGTTGGCAAATCGACCAGACCAAGCTGAAGATTACCGGGCACGAAGTAATGCAGCAGCTCGCTGATACGAAACCGATTGGAATCGGCAGCATGGGGGCAGGAGCAAGCGGGATGCGCGGGCGCGATCCCAATGCTCCGGCACATCCGCCAGAGCAGCACCGGCGACCCGCCGATCCGACCCGCTTTGGCTTCGCCATGTGGCAACTCAAAGACGGAGAAGACAAGATCATCGCCGACCGGCTGCTAGAGATCTTCAGCCAGGCCCCAAAGGCATAG
- a CDS encoding TonB-dependent receptor: protein MLRSWLGRFSQLLFITSLMAGSGFAQTDTARIQGTVTDPTGAVVPNATITVTNTDQGRSFAATSDGSGNFTVSGLTRGNYSIKVDASGFTSIEQSISLDVSQVRAIDLKLQPGGTSQTVTVTDTASLIDLASSSTGEVIKGRQVTQLPLNGRNFTALALLTPGVTRGNYNDQANGSGGNVETFRYNDSGGAALSVNGLRPQSNNFILDGTDNNESLVNTIVFFTPIDATDEFRVNTSVAPAEFGRAGGAIVESSIKSGTNQIHGSAFDFLRNSEFDANPNYQFLGAGFSKFPNFIRNQFGGSLGMPILRNKLFIFGDYQGLREKTGLAPSFQTVPTARMRQGDFSELLAPGNQNLTTVPQCAVPAGQSSPASTGQIYDPITCQPFTGNIIPQNRWNQAAVNYFNAFPAPTNPNLIQGNYEAIQQQITSFNDFDVRLDFTPTAKDQFFVRYSYGQDNFTKSSLFPNLPAGFATGQNQSHPRAAVGSYTRIITPNLLNEFRVAYVRPEFGYIPPFFGDPVSQNLGIVNANRNQLTSGGALIGDNNSQLSYTGDGGPYLVKEYTAQGLDAVSWNHGAHAFKFGVNIINRRVNFFQGNDSKGFFNFVSAGSGDPNWTGYDVSEALVGFSNYSLGASSDFFGTYNWETGYFAQDDWKVTRRLTLNLGLRYDLYTYPYTAHNQQSTFDILTGQLLVAGQNGQSRSQVNTNHNNFAPRVGFAYDLFGNGNSVLRGGYGIFYFLDRGGIGNQLSNNPDFNGTASYNVNNGYRVTFTGQGPSGSNDSRLATAALPAPASTVDITNPQNVSVIAQLPNNQTSTIQQWNLQLQQQIGQSAFTMAYVGTRATHLTTAYNLNQQPLGYLGYANGFRLYPVLGGAATVNNNSGVSSYNGLQLHFEHRFTKGLTTTASYTWAHTTDDSVSPLGNESNQIFINPATHSAMLNLNKGNSYQDQRHVFNFSTLYDLPFGKGHEFFSNVSRPVNYVVGGWQMNMIAQLNTGVPFDVIDSHNAPTDFADLVAPAVITHSVTRSYFSTSSFAEPANVNGIYSNPGTAGRGLLHGPGTKVVNFALQKNIPITERVNTEFRTEAFNIFNTPQFTNPDGNLNDQNFGLISGLQYNSVRQIQFALRFTF, encoded by the coding sequence ATGCTTAGAAGTTGGCTTGGAAGATTCTCGCAGCTCTTGTTCATTACTTCGTTAATGGCAGGCTCAGGATTTGCCCAAACAGATACGGCTCGCATCCAGGGAACGGTGACTGATCCCACAGGTGCGGTTGTTCCGAATGCTACGATTACCGTCACCAACACCGACCAAGGCAGATCTTTCGCGGCTACATCCGATGGGAGCGGTAATTTCACTGTCAGCGGACTTACCCGTGGCAACTACAGTATTAAGGTAGACGCATCCGGTTTTACGTCTATCGAACAGTCCATTTCGCTCGACGTTTCTCAGGTGAGGGCAATCGACCTAAAGCTCCAGCCAGGTGGAACAAGCCAGACCGTCACAGTCACCGACACGGCTTCGCTCATCGATCTTGCAAGCTCATCGACGGGCGAAGTGATCAAAGGGCGCCAAGTCACCCAACTCCCATTGAATGGACGAAATTTTACCGCGCTTGCGTTGCTCACTCCGGGTGTAACCCGCGGCAACTATAACGACCAGGCGAACGGTTCTGGTGGCAATGTGGAAACCTTCCGTTATAACGATTCAGGCGGCGCTGCTCTCTCCGTGAATGGACTGCGGCCCCAGTCGAACAATTTCATCCTCGACGGAACGGACAACAACGAGTCCCTCGTGAACACAATCGTATTCTTCACGCCAATCGACGCGACGGATGAATTCCGAGTCAATACCAGCGTCGCTCCGGCAGAGTTTGGCCGTGCAGGCGGAGCGATCGTCGAATCCTCAATCAAGTCGGGCACGAACCAGATTCACGGCTCAGCGTTCGATTTCCTCCGAAACTCTGAGTTTGACGCCAACCCGAACTATCAATTCCTCGGCGCAGGATTCTCGAAATTCCCTAACTTCATTCGCAATCAATTCGGCGGTAGCCTTGGCATGCCGATCCTTCGCAATAAGCTCTTCATCTTTGGCGACTACCAGGGGTTGCGTGAAAAGACCGGACTTGCCCCATCCTTCCAGACGGTTCCAACCGCGCGCATGCGCCAGGGCGACTTCAGCGAATTGCTGGCCCCCGGAAATCAGAACCTGACAACGGTTCCGCAATGCGCTGTGCCTGCAGGACAATCCTCGCCTGCGTCGACCGGTCAGATCTACGATCCCATCACCTGCCAGCCTTTCACCGGCAACATCATTCCACAGAATCGCTGGAATCAAGCCGCAGTCAACTATTTCAACGCATTTCCCGCGCCCACGAATCCGAATCTTATTCAAGGCAACTACGAAGCGATCCAGCAACAGATCACCTCGTTTAACGATTTCGATGTACGGCTCGACTTCACGCCGACGGCAAAGGATCAGTTCTTTGTTCGTTACAGCTATGGACAGGACAACTTCACCAAGTCATCGCTCTTCCCTAACCTGCCCGCAGGTTTTGCTACAGGGCAGAATCAGAGCCATCCACGCGCAGCCGTCGGCAGCTACACGCGCATCATCACACCGAACCTCCTGAATGAATTCCGCGTCGCGTATGTGCGTCCGGAGTTCGGCTATATTCCACCTTTCTTTGGCGACCCGGTATCGCAGAACCTTGGTATTGTAAACGCCAATCGAAATCAGCTCACCAGCGGCGGTGCGCTCATCGGCGACAACAACTCACAGCTTTCCTATACCGGTGACGGCGGTCCTTATCTGGTCAAGGAATACACGGCGCAGGGCCTGGATGCGGTGAGCTGGAACCATGGTGCGCATGCCTTCAAGTTTGGCGTGAACATCATCAATCGGCGTGTCAACTTCTTCCAGGGGAACGACTCGAAAGGCTTCTTCAACTTTGTCAGCGCTGGCAGCGGTGACCCGAACTGGACCGGGTATGACGTCTCTGAAGCTCTGGTTGGTTTCTCGAACTATTCTCTAGGAGCAAGCTCGGACTTCTTCGGCACCTATAACTGGGAGACCGGTTACTTTGCACAGGATGACTGGAAGGTCACGCGACGCCTGACACTGAACCTCGGACTGCGCTATGACCTCTACACCTATCCCTACACAGCGCATAACCAGCAGTCGACCTTCGATATTCTTACCGGTCAGCTTCTCGTCGCAGGGCAGAATGGCCAGTCTCGAAGCCAGGTAAACACGAATCACAACAACTTTGCCCCGCGCGTTGGATTTGCCTACGACCTGTTTGGCAACGGCAACAGCGTGCTGCGCGGCGGTTATGGAATCTTCTACTTCCTCGATCGCGGCGGCATCGGCAACCAGCTCAGCAATAATCCCGACTTCAACGGAACCGCCAGCTATAACGTCAATAACGGTTACCGTGTGACCTTTACCGGACAAGGACCGTCCGGCTCCAACGACAGCAGGTTGGCAACGGCTGCGCTTCCCGCCCCTGCCAGCACCGTAGACATCACCAATCCGCAGAACGTAAGTGTAATTGCGCAGCTGCCGAATAATCAGACTTCCACGATTCAACAATGGAACCTGCAATTGCAGCAGCAAATCGGTCAGTCAGCGTTCACGATGGCATATGTTGGAACTCGCGCCACACACCTGACAACAGCCTACAACCTGAACCAGCAGCCGCTCGGCTACTTAGGCTACGCCAACGGCTTCCGCCTCTATCCGGTGCTTGGCGGAGCCGCAACGGTGAACAACAACAGCGGTGTCTCCAGCTACAACGGTCTGCAGCTTCACTTCGAGCACCGTTTCACAAAAGGATTAACCACCACGGCCAGCTATACGTGGGCGCATACAACGGATGATTCGGTATCGCCGCTAGGGAATGAATCGAATCAGATATTCATCAACCCCGCAACGCACAGCGCCATGCTGAACCTGAACAAGGGCAACTCCTATCAGGATCAGCGCCACGTCTTCAACTTCAGCACGCTGTATGATCTGCCGTTCGGCAAGGGACACGAGTTCTTCAGCAATGTGTCGAGGCCGGTCAATTACGTAGTCGGCGGCTGGCAGATGAACATGATCGCACAGCTGAATACCGGCGTGCCGTTCGACGTCATTGATTCGCACAATGCGCCGACGGACTTCGCCGATCTGGTAGCGCCGGCTGTTATTACGCACAGCGTTACGCGATCCTACTTCAGCACATCCTCGTTCGCTGAGCCTGCTAACGTGAACGGGATCTACTCCAATCCCGGAACTGCGGGACGTGGCCTTCTGCATGGCCCCGGAACCAAGGTTGTGAACTTTGCGTTGCAGAAGAATATCCCGATCACGGAGCGCGTGAATACTGAGTTTCGTACTGAGGCCTTCAACATTTTCAATACGCCTCAATTCACAAATCCTGACGGCAACCTGAACGATCAGAATTTCGGTTTGATCTCGGGCCTGCAATACAATTCAGTGCGGCAGATCCAGTTCGCGCTGCGATTCACCTTCTAG
- a CDS encoding winged helix-turn-helix domain-containing protein: MSTAAKTGSKVHFGLFEADLRTGELYRSGIRVRLQAQPFRVLSILLLNAGEVVSREEFQERLWGKNTVVDFEHGLGTAINKIRDALGDSAENPRFIETLAKRGYRFISPVSFAPPQAAHVPLPERLPQAETPLQTEKKARSSVPGWLVLSICGLAGIAVGVGVFWAVSRTQVPSLQISRVTSSGRVSPGDTFLEDLPVTVTDGVRVYFPELENGRITLAQALIANGKTSTLTLPDEIVAPLLGDISPDGSKLLIRNHISAEAEQALWIVPTLGGAARQVSGVLAHDATWMPDGAHILYANGDGLWLVGENGESPQRLATLHGRAFWMRWAPNGNSLRLTLLNSDTHTTSLWELGSHGENPHQLLAGWNITASECCGSWTADGKYFVFQSRHNGSNNIWMLRAQSGSPVQLTFGPLDYQAPITSRSGNRIFFIGTDTRSELMEYSPPSKSFLPFGERLRTANRVAFSRDGKWMAWISTGDNSLWRSRIDGSEQVQLTTSPMEVFMMQWSSDSSELAFMAREPGKVWQVFLIGSDGGNLHRLLHEDRNEADPDWSPDGREIVFGRVPALMGETAESKAISLVDVASGKVTTIPGSQGLFSPRWSPDGRYIAALSLDMMRVMLYDTTTQSWRLLCQQSAADPVWATDSKSLFFHTYVQRSQAIFRVTVPDGKLEHVTDLSDLHFADVLGYQFAGNTPSNAPLVNASMSTANIYSTYIRERELFAAPGAH; this comes from the coding sequence ATGTCGACAGCGGCAAAGACCGGATCGAAGGTTCACTTTGGCCTCTTCGAGGCAGATTTAAGGACCGGCGAACTTTACCGATCAGGCATACGCGTTCGGCTTCAGGCGCAGCCATTCAGGGTGCTCTCCATCCTTCTGCTGAATGCCGGAGAAGTAGTTTCACGTGAAGAATTTCAGGAGCGCCTCTGGGGCAAAAACACGGTTGTGGATTTTGAGCATGGCCTAGGAACCGCAATCAATAAGATCCGCGATGCCCTGGGCGACTCGGCCGAAAACCCGCGCTTCATCGAAACGCTGGCAAAGCGCGGGTACAGATTCATCTCTCCTGTTTCGTTTGCGCCACCACAGGCTGCTCATGTCCCATTGCCAGAACGTTTACCTCAGGCAGAAACTCCACTGCAGACAGAAAAGAAAGCTCGTTCTTCTGTCCCAGGCTGGTTGGTGCTCAGCATTTGCGGGCTTGCAGGGATCGCTGTAGGAGTCGGCGTTTTCTGGGCGGTCAGCCGGACGCAAGTGCCATCCTTGCAGATTTCCCGCGTGACTTCCTCCGGCCGCGTTTCTCCTGGCGACACCTTCCTCGAAGACCTTCCGGTGACAGTTACCGATGGCGTGCGGGTCTACTTCCCAGAACTTGAGAACGGGCGCATAACTCTGGCGCAAGCCTTAATCGCTAATGGCAAAACCTCGACATTGACGCTACCAGACGAGATCGTTGCACCACTACTAGGAGACATCTCCCCGGACGGATCGAAGCTATTGATCCGCAATCATATCTCAGCCGAAGCAGAACAGGCTTTGTGGATTGTGCCGACACTTGGCGGCGCAGCACGGCAGGTTTCTGGAGTATTAGCGCATGATGCCACATGGATGCCCGATGGAGCTCACATTCTTTATGCGAACGGCGATGGCTTATGGCTGGTCGGCGAAAACGGCGAGTCGCCGCAACGTTTGGCTACGCTCCACGGAAGAGCATTCTGGATGCGCTGGGCGCCCAATGGCAACTCCCTGCGCCTAACACTCCTGAATTCTGATACGCATACGACTTCGCTTTGGGAGTTAGGCTCACACGGGGAGAATCCGCATCAGCTTCTGGCGGGCTGGAACATTACTGCAAGCGAGTGTTGTGGAAGCTGGACCGCCGACGGCAAATATTTCGTTTTCCAATCCCGGCATAACGGCAGCAACAACATATGGATGCTTCGTGCGCAAAGTGGCTCACCTGTCCAGCTGACCTTCGGCCCGCTGGATTATCAGGCGCCGATTACTTCGCGATCGGGAAATCGAATTTTTTTCATCGGAACCGACACACGCTCCGAGCTGATGGAATACTCGCCGCCAAGTAAGAGCTTCCTGCCTTTCGGCGAAAGGCTTCGCACCGCCAACCGTGTTGCCTTCTCTCGCGACGGCAAATGGATGGCCTGGATCAGCACCGGCGATAACAGCCTGTGGCGCAGCCGTATCGATGGCTCGGAGCAGGTGCAACTGACCACATCGCCGATGGAAGTTTTCATGATGCAGTGGTCGTCTGATAGCAGCGAACTGGCTTTCATGGCCAGAGAACCAGGTAAAGTCTGGCAGGTCTTTCTGATCGGCTCGGACGGAGGAAACCTTCATCGCCTGCTTCATGAGGACCGTAATGAGGCCGACCCGGATTGGTCGCCGGACGGCCGTGAGATTGTCTTTGGCAGAGTGCCGGCCCTGATGGGAGAGACCGCTGAATCAAAGGCGATTTCTCTGGTGGACGTAGCTTCTGGGAAAGTCACTACGATTCCGGGATCGCAGGGATTGTTCAGTCCACGCTGGTCGCCAGACGGCAGGTATATCGCTGCCCTTTCGCTCGACATGATGAGAGTGATGCTCTATGACACAACCACGCAGAGTTGGCGGTTGTTGTGTCAGCAGAGTGCAGCCGATCCCGTCTGGGCAACTGACAGCAAGTCTCTTTTCTTTCACACGTACGTGCAGAGAAGTCAGGCAATCTTTCGCGTAACCGTGCCGGATGGCAAGCTAGAGCACGTCACGGACCTCAGCGATTTGCACTTTGCCGATGTCTTAGGGTATCAATTTGCCGGCAACACGCCCAGCAATGCGCCACTCGTGAATGCCAGCATGTCGACAGCAAATATTTATTCGACGTACATACGGGAACGGGAGCTATTCGCTGCGCCGGGCGCACATTAA
- a CDS encoding GH92 family glycosyl hydrolase, whose amino-acid sequence MKHRYAFILAALLFYLQTEGQHTKEPVDYVSPNIGGIGQLLTATIPYVQYPHGMARLAPITTPGITDRYLADKIYGFPAGPAILMASVGGDSSVHTQDCASDFDHDFEVSTPYYYAADLQTWNIKAELTATMQAAYYRFTFPASAHAHLVLNMKDHAEFTVVGSNAVEGSEKVIGPVGELSGNAGETREYFYAEFSKPFPSYSTWQGNDVGHEEKRSGDSLGFVTDQRTNDGEQIEVRVGISYISTEQARRNLERDIPQWNFNQIKTNAQVVWNKALGAMEVQGGSDRQRTIFYTALYRSLGRMTDITEDGKYFSGYDHAVHNAEGHDFYIDDGIWDTYRSLHPLQLLLDARQQEDMIRSYLRMYQQSGWLPSFPSVAGDQEVMIGHHAASLIADAYSKGYRDFDLNLAYAAMRKNATEATMLPWRRGPLTSLDKVYFEKGFFPALAKGEAETVSEVTGERRQAVSVTLENAYDDWCVAQIAKALGKQPDAEYFTKLAHNYQIVFNRDIGFMAPKSADGEWVADFDPKLGGGQGGRDYFTEVDSWIYTYSVQHDVAGLIQLMGGRDSFNKKLDQLFVEQYGTSKFHFLDQFPDATGLVGLYAQGNEPSFHIPYLYDFSGQPWKTQRRVRQLMDVWYGDGPLGIPGDDDGGATSSWYVLSAVGFYPVCPGSPVYEIGSPLFARSTIRLGNGKTFQIIANHVSDRNKYIQSATLNGKPLNKPWFEHADIANGGTLILEMADQPNLQWGSSPAAAPPSMSNQAE is encoded by the coding sequence GTGAAACATAGATACGCATTCATCCTTGCAGCACTGCTTTTCTACTTGCAGACAGAAGGTCAGCACACAAAAGAGCCGGTAGATTATGTGTCGCCTAATATAGGCGGCATTGGGCAATTGCTTACGGCAACGATTCCGTATGTTCAATATCCGCACGGAATGGCAAGGTTGGCTCCCATTACAACGCCTGGCATTACTGATCGCTACCTTGCCGATAAAATCTACGGCTTCCCGGCAGGCCCGGCGATATTAATGGCTTCCGTCGGCGGCGACAGCAGTGTACATACGCAGGATTGCGCTTCAGATTTCGACCATGATTTTGAAGTATCTACGCCGTATTACTATGCTGCCGATCTTCAAACCTGGAATATAAAAGCCGAGCTGACAGCCACCATGCAGGCGGCTTATTACCGGTTCACCTTCCCTGCCAGTGCTCATGCGCATCTTGTGCTGAACATGAAGGATCATGCCGAATTCACAGTTGTCGGAAGCAATGCAGTGGAAGGGAGCGAAAAGGTCATTGGCCCTGTCGGCGAGCTTTCCGGCAATGCAGGTGAGACGAGAGAGTATTTTTATGCGGAATTCTCGAAGCCTTTTCCATCCTATTCGACGTGGCAGGGCAATGATGTTGGTCACGAAGAGAAGCGTTCTGGCGACTCACTTGGATTTGTAACTGACCAGAGAACAAATGACGGCGAGCAGATTGAGGTTCGAGTCGGAATCTCGTATATCAGTACAGAACAAGCGCGGCGTAATCTCGAGCGCGATATTCCCCAGTGGAACTTCAACCAGATAAAAACCAACGCTCAGGTCGTATGGAATAAGGCTCTTGGAGCCATGGAAGTTCAAGGCGGCAGCGACAGGCAACGCACGATTTTCTATACCGCTTTGTATCGCTCACTCGGCCGTATGACAGATATCACCGAGGATGGCAAATATTTCAGCGGGTACGATCACGCTGTCCATAACGCTGAGGGACACGATTTCTATATCGATGACGGTATCTGGGATACGTATCGTTCTCTGCATCCGCTGCAGCTTTTACTTGACGCAAGGCAGCAGGAAGACATGATCCGTTCCTACCTGCGGATGTACCAGCAGAGCGGATGGCTGCCATCCTTTCCGTCAGTGGCCGGAGATCAGGAGGTCATGATCGGCCATCACGCGGCATCTCTGATTGCAGATGCTTATTCCAAGGGATATCGCGACTTCGACCTGAACCTTGCCTACGCGGCGATGCGGAAGAACGCGACTGAGGCAACGATGCTTCCCTGGCGGCGCGGACCGTTGACAAGCCTCGACAAGGTGTATTTCGAGAAGGGATTTTTTCCAGCACTGGCAAAGGGCGAGGCAGAAACTGTGTCAGAGGTTACGGGCGAGCGGCGCCAGGCCGTCTCCGTCACACTCGAAAATGCATATGACGACTGGTGTGTCGCCCAGATTGCAAAAGCACTTGGCAAACAACCCGATGCAGAATATTTCACCAAGCTGGCGCACAATTATCAGATCGTCTTCAATCGCGACATCGGGTTCATGGCTCCAAAGAGCGCAGATGGTGAGTGGGTAGCGGACTTTGATCCAAAGCTCGGCGGAGGACAAGGAGGACGCGACTACTTCACCGAAGTCGATTCATGGATCTATACCTACAGCGTGCAACATGATGTCGCGGGCCTGATTCAACTCATGGGCGGCCGCGATTCATTCAACAAGAAGCTGGATCAGCTCTTTGTAGAACAATATGGGACTTCGAAGTTCCATTTTCTCGATCAATTTCCGGATGCAACCGGGCTTGTCGGCCTTTATGCACAGGGAAACGAGCCTAGCTTCCATATTCCCTACCTTTATGACTTCTCGGGCCAACCTTGGAAGACACAGCGGCGCGTTCGTCAACTGATGGATGTCTGGTATGGTGATGGGCCGCTTGGGATTCCGGGCGACGACGATGGCGGCGCAACTTCATCCTGGTATGTTCTGAGCGCCGTTGGCTTTTACCCTGTTTGTCCTGGCAGTCCTGTCTATGAAATCGGCAGCCCTCTTTTTGCCCGAAGCACAATCCGTCTGGGCAATGGAAAGACGTTTCAGATCATCGCAAATCACGTCTCTGACCGCAACAAATACATCCAGTCAGCTACGCTGAACGGGAAGCCCCTTAATAAGCCATGGTTTGAGCATGCTGATATCGCCAACGGCGGCACACTCATTCTTGAAATGGCTGACCAGCCGAACCTGCAATGGGGCAGCTCTCCAGCGGCTGCTCCACCTTCCATGTCGAATCAAGCAGAGTAA
- a CDS encoding glycosyl hydrolase family 28-related protein has product MNFESNTEAIVKGAGMSSRRRLLSMGAATGLAALVGTSNPAYAASTGNETRDFINVRNYGAKGDAATDDTAAFQQFFDAASKAGGGTVYAPPGRYLFRGTLIVPQGVTLRGSFTCVPSHNGIRDKGQPKPGDDGTALFVVSGRGSDDGPPFLMLNTNSSVCGLTIYYPEQELDSEPVAYPWTIAMRGKNPAVFDVELLNPYQVIDASQNERHNIRNVTGQPLRRGIWVDAIYDIGRIENVHFNPWWSSHTKVYQWQTQNAEAFIFGRSDWEYVLNTFSFGYRVGYKFVETSTGGCNGNFLGIGADDCNRAILVEQAAPYGLLIANGEFTSFHGDDPTMVEVGSANKGVVRISNSAFWGPCNQIAKIHGQGTVGFSDCTFVQWGKEGDQAAIQANSGSIVIQGCEFRQNKQHIALGKEVDRAVVIGNLFSGPAKIQNDSGTSAQIGFNAASA; this is encoded by the coding sequence ATGAATTTTGAGAGCAATACTGAAGCAATTGTGAAGGGTGCCGGAATGTCATCGCGCAGGCGTCTTTTGTCGATGGGTGCGGCTACAGGTCTTGCAGCGCTTGTCGGTACTTCGAATCCCGCGTACGCTGCTTCTACAGGAAACGAAACTAGAGACTTCATCAACGTAAGAAATTACGGGGCAAAGGGAGACGCAGCCACCGATGATACGGCTGCATTTCAGCAATTCTTCGATGCTGCGAGCAAGGCCGGCGGAGGCACAGTGTATGCTCCTCCTGGCCGATACTTATTTCGCGGAACCCTGATCGTGCCACAAGGAGTAACGCTGCGTGGCTCGTTTACTTGTGTGCCTTCGCATAATGGGATTCGAGATAAGGGGCAGCCGAAACCCGGCGATGATGGGACCGCGCTTTTTGTAGTGTCAGGTCGCGGAAGCGACGATGGACCGCCATTCCTTATGCTGAATACAAACAGCTCGGTCTGCGGCCTGACTATCTATTATCCGGAGCAGGAGCTTGACAGCGAACCCGTCGCGTATCCGTGGACGATCGCGATGCGCGGCAAGAATCCGGCGGTTTTTGATGTCGAATTGCTGAATCCGTATCAGGTGATCGATGCAAGCCAGAACGAGCGCCATAACATACGCAATGTCACTGGGCAGCCTCTTCGTCGCGGCATCTGGGTAGACGCTATTTACGATATTGGGCGCATCGAGAATGTTCATTTCAATCCATGGTGGAGTTCTCACACCAAGGTTTATCAATGGCAGACACAGAACGCGGAAGCTTTCATTTTCGGCCGCTCCGATTGGGAGTATGTGCTGAACACATTTAGCTTTGGTTACCGTGTCGGTTACAAATTTGTCGAAACATCGACCGGTGGCTGTAACGGGAACTTTCTCGGCATTGGAGCCGACGACTGCAATCGCGCCATTCTCGTTGAGCAGGCCGCGCCGTATGGGCTCCTTATCGCGAATGGCGAATTTACATCGTTCCACGGCGACGATCCCACGATGGTAGAGGTCGGATCAGCCAATAAAGGAGTCGTTCGCATCAGCAATAGCGCGTTCTGGGGGCCGTGCAATCAGATTGCAAAGATTCATGGCCAGGGTACGGTCGGATTCAGCGACTGCACATTTGTGCAATGGGGGAAAGAAGGAGACCAGGCTGCGATCCAGGCCAATTCCGGCAGCATTGTGATTCAAGGTTGCGAGTTCCGACAGAACAAACAGCATATTGCGCTAGGCAAAGAAGTGGATCGCGCAGTTGTTATTGGGAATCTTTTTTCCGGTCCAGCCAAGATACAGAATGATTCAGGCACGAGTGCACAGATAGGTTTCAACGCGGCGTCTGCCTGA